The Granulicella arctica genome segment CCTTCGGCTGCGCGCTTTGCGCTTCGCTCAGGATGACGGTTTTTTGTTTAGTTTGAAGAACAGCAACAGCAACAGCAACAGCAACAGCAACAGCAACAGCAACAGCAACAGCAAGAGCAAATGCAACAGCAACAGCAACGGCAACAGCAACAGCAACAGCAACAGCAAATGCAAGAGCAAGAACAACCGCAACCGCAGGTCCTTCGGCTGCGTGCTGCGCACTGCGCACTTCGCTCAGGATGACAGTTTTTTTGTTTGGTTTGAAGAACAGCAACAGCAACAGCAACAGCAAGTGCAAATGCAAATGCAAGAGCAAGAGCAAGAGCAAGAGCAAGAGCAAGAACAAGAACAAGAACAAGAACAAGAACAAGTGCAAGTGCAACCGCAGGTCCTTCGGCTGCGCTGCGCTTCGCTCAGGATGACAGATTTTTTGATTGGTTGGAAAACTGCAACTGCAACTACAACTGCAACTGCAACGGCAAATGCAAGACAACGGTAAGAACGGCGAGAGTATTTGTCAGGAGAGAGGATGTATTACGCATACATCGTTGCCAGTCGGAGTCACAACTTTTATGTGGGTGTTACCTCTGATTTGATGAAGCGGGTTTGGCAGCATAAGGAAGGGATCTTCGAGGGGTATTCGAAGCGGTATAAGTGCAATCGGTTGGTCTGGTTTGGGGCTGTGTTGGATGCGATTGCGAGGGAGAAGCAGTTGAAGGGTTGGAGTCGGGTTAAGAAGATTGGTTTGATTGAGAGGCAGAACCCCGTCTGGTTGGATTTGAGTGAGGGTTGGGGTGAAGAGATGGTGTTGCCGCAGCAGAGGTAAAACAAGCAACGGCAAGTGCAACTGCAGGTCCTTCGACTGCGCTACGCTCCGCTCAGGATGACAGTTTTTTTGTTGGGTTGAAGTTTTAAGAACGAGCAACAGCAACAGCAAGAGCAACCGCAGGTCCTTCGGCTGCGCTACGCTTCGCTCAGGATGACAGTTTTTTTTGTTGGGTTGAAGTTTTAAGAACGAGCAACAGCAACAGCAACAGCAAGTGCAAAGGTAAGTGCAACCGCAGGTCCTTCGACTCGCGCTTTGCGCTCGCTCAGGATGACAGTTTTTTTGTTGGGTTGAAGTTCAGGAACGAGCAACAGCAACGGCAAGAGCAACGGCAGGTTCTTCGGCTGCGCTGCACTTCGCTCAGGACGACAGATTTAATAAGTAGTTGATCAGAACTTTTGAATTCGTAACAGAGAAGGTTACATATATATGGCTGCAACATTTGATCCGAAACGACGTGCCCTGGGTAAGGGGCTTGAATCGCTGCTTCCACCGGCTCGGGTGGTGGTGCCGGCTGCTCCGGTGGAGGCTGCTCCGGCGCAGATCCAGATGGTTTGGGGACGGCCGCTGGAGATTGCGCTGGAGATGATCGATCGCAATCCGATGCAGACGCGGACGCAGTTCGATCCGGTGAAGCTGGGGGAGTTGGCGAAGTCGATTGCGGCGAGCGGCGTGGTGCAGCCGGTGGTGGTGAAGGCGATGCCGGAGGGCCGGTATCAACTGATCATGGGCGAGCGGCGTTGGCTGGCTTCGTTTGAGGCGGGCAAGGCTACGATTCCGGCGATTGTGCGCGAGGTGTCGGATGTGCAGGCGATGGAGATGACCATCGTCGAGAATTTGCAGCGCGCGGATCTGAATCCGATTGAGCAGGCGCGGGCGTATGCGCGGCTGGCGCGGGACTTCAAGATGACGCAGGAGGAGATGGCGGTGCGTACGGGTAAGGATCGTGCGAGCGTGACGAATTTTCTGCGATTGCTGAAGCTGCCGAAGGAGATTCAGGACCAGGTGGAGCGCGGGGAGTTGACGTTTGGTCATGCGCGGGCGCTGCTGGCGCTGGAGGAGACGGAGCGGATTGAGGCGGCGACGAAGAAGGTGATCGCGCTGTCGATGTCGGTGCGGCAGGCGGAGAGTTATGTGGCAGGGCTGCTGAATCCGGAGGGGCGTGTGGCGAAGGAGGCGGCGCCGGAGGAGACGATGGATCCGAATGTGCGGGACGCGCGGGATCTGTTGCGGCAGCGGCTGGGGTTGAAGGTGGCGATTGAAGATAAGCATGGGCGGGGGCGTGTGATTATTGAGTACTCGGGGTTGGAGGATTTTGATTTGATTTTGTCGGCGCTTGGTGGGGCTTAGGGTTTTGGGGTTGTTAGGTGCAAGAGCAAGAACAAAAGCAACCGCAGGTCCTTCGACTGCGTGCTTCGCACTACGCTCAGGATGACAGTTTGTTTTTTGATTGAGGTTGGTAAGAACAAGCAACAGCAAGAACAACCGCAGGTCCTTCGACTGCGTGCTTTGCGCTCCGCTCAGGATGACAGTTCTATTGATTGGGTTGAGAGAAGACCGGTTTTGATTTTGCGGAACGATGAGGTTTGGGGATGAAGGCTACGGGGTTTGAGTTTCGGTTTCGGTTTGCGATTCACTGCTTGATTTATTTTGTTGGGTTTGCGGTGTATGCGATTGATCCTCATGCGGGGAGCTCGTGGTTGCTGGGAGCAGTTTATTTGTTGCGGACGGGGGTGTTTACGCTGTCGTCGGCGACGATTGCGTTGCTGAGTGTGGGGATTGCGGGGGCGTTGGCGGGGGCTTGGCTGCGGACTTGGGGGGCGGCTTATCTGAGCTCGTCGGTGGTGAAGGACTCGGCGATGCATGGGGCGGGGGTGGTGGCGGATGGGCCGTATCGCTATCTGCGGAATCCTCTGTATCTGGGGACGTGGCTGCATACGTGGGCGCTGGCGTTGCTGATGCCGGTGTGGGGCGCGGTGTTTACGCTGGTGGCGATTGGGATTTTTCAGGTGCGGCTGATTTTGGCGGAGGAGCCGTTTCTGCGGGCGAAGCTGGGTGAGCCGTATGGGGCTTACTGTGCGCTGGTGCCGCGGGTGTTGCCTTCGGTGAAGGCTCGGGTTGCGGGGGCGGGTGCGCGGGCGCGGTGGGGACAGGCGTTTTTGGGGGAGATTTATTTTTGGGGTGTGGCGGGATCGTTTGCGGCGGTGGGGTGGTTGTACAACACGAGCTTGCTGGAGCGGTGTGTGTTAGTGTCGCTGGGAGTGTCGCTGGTGGCGCGGGCGTTTATTCCGAAGAAAGATTGATGGCCTGAGGGGAACCTAAGGTCGGTGGGTTGCGTAGGAGTGAGGATGATGCGAACTTTTTTTCTTGTGCTGTTATCGCTGGTTGTGTGTGGTGGGGCTAGGGCGCAGGGCTGGACCCAGGATTTGGCCGTGGTGGGGGCGACGGTGTATCGGTCGCCGGATGCGGAGCCGCTGCGCGATGCTACGGTTTTGATTCGTGCGGGAAAGATTGCCGCGGTGGGCAAGGGCGTGACTGTGCCTGCGGGCGTGGCGACGCTGCCTTGCGATGGGTGCGTGGTGTTTGCGGGGTTCTGGAACAACCATGTGCATTTTATTGAGAGTAAGTGGGTGGATGCGGAGCATCAGCCGGCGGCGAAGCTGACGGAGCAGATGCAGGCGATGCTGACGCATTCGGGCTTTACGACGGTGGTGGATACGGCTGCGTTATCGCTGAATAATACGGTGGCGCTGCGGAAGAGGGTGGATGCGGGTGAGGTGTTGGGGCCGCGGATCTATACGGCGGGACTTGGGCTGTTTCCACCGCATGCGCTTCCGTTCTATCTGAACGGTATGCCGCCGGAGGTGCTGAAGGAGCAGCCTCAGCCGGAGACTCCGGCGGAGGCGAAGGCTGCTGTTGATCGAAATATTGAGGCTGGTTCGGATATTGTGAAGCTGTTTGTGGGGTCGTATCTGACGCCGCAGAAGGTGGTGGTGATGCCGTTACCGCTTGCCAGGGCGGCGGCGGACGAGGGCCATGCGCATGGGCAGCTAGTGTTTGCTCATCCATCGAATGCCGCCGGTGTGAGGCGGGCGATGGAGGCTGGGGTGGATGTACTGGCTCATGCTCCGGATACGGTGGATGGCGTGGACGATGCGCTGTTGCGGGAGCTGGCGGCGCATCACATGGCGATGATTCCTACGCTGAAGCTGTTTTCTCCTAGCTCGGATATTCCGCAGATACGGGCGATCGTGGCGCGGTTTCATGCGCTGGGTGGGCAGTTGATGTATGGGACGGATACGGGGTATTTGACGGACTACGATCAGTCGGAGGAGTACAAGCAGCTTGGGCTGACTGGGCTGAGCTTTCGCGAGGTGCTGGCGATGTTGACGACGGCTCCGGCGGGGCGGTTTCATGTGGGAGATCGTGTGGGACAGGTGAAGGTGGGGATGGATGGGGATTTGACGGTGTTGTCCGCGGACCCGGCGGTGAGTGGGATGGCGGCGTTTACTCGGGTGCGGTATGCGGTTCGGGGTGGGAGGGTGATTTATTCGGGGCAGTGATGGGATTGGGTGGGTTTAAGGCAAGAGCAACCGCAGGTCCTTCGACTGCGCTGCGCTTCGCTCAGGATGACAGTTTTTGGGGTAGGGCGGTGAGGTTAAAAACAGGCAACGGCAAATGCAACAGCAAGGGCAAAGGCAACCGCAGGTCCTTCGGTTTCGTGCTGCGCACGTCACTCGGGATGACAGTTTTTGGGCTGGTCATGGGGAGTTGTGGGTGGCTGTTGTATTCTTGCTGCGACAGGATGGTGCGCGATGGAAGTTGGATCGGGGATTGCGATTTTCTTTTTTGGCGTGGGTGGCCTGGTGCTGCTGGTGACGGTGTTGAAGACGCTGTTTACGGTGCGGACGGCGACGGCTGGGGTTGTGGAGCGGTTTGGGAAGTTCAACCGGATCGTGCGGCCGGGGCTGCATGTGCTGATTCCGTATGCGGAGCGGGTGTTCTTTGTGGACCTACAGGTGAAACAGGCGCAGTTCTCAGTGGAGACGAAGACGCGGGATAACGTGTTCGTGCAGATTCCGGTGAGCGTGCAGTATCAGGTGTTGGATGACAAGATTGCGGATTCGTTTTATCGGCTGAGTGCGCCGCAGAAGCAGATCGAGAGCTTTGTGTTCAACAGCATACTGGGGCATGTGCCGAAGCTGACGCTGGATGAGACGTTCGAGCAGCAGTCGGGGATCTCGGTGGCGGTGAAGGTGGAGCTGGACCAGATTATGAGTGGGTTCGGGTTCAATATTTTGACGGCGCTGGTGACGGATATTATTCCGGATGTGAAGGTGAAGGCTGCGATGAACGACATCAACGCGGCGCAGCGGGCGCAGGTGGCGGCGCAGGCTCGGGGTGAGGCGGACAAGATTCTGAAGGTGAAGCAGGCGGAGGCCGAGGCGGAGAGCAAGGCTCTGCAAGGCAAGGGTATTGCGGCGGAGCGGCAGGCGATCATCGATGGATTGAGTGCGTCGATTGAGCATTTTCAGGGAGCGGTGCCGGGGTCGACGAGCGAAGAGGTAATGGCGCTGGTGCTGCTGACGCAGTACTTCGATACGCTGCGGGATATTGGTACGCGCGGCGGGACGAATACTTTGTTCCTGCCGAATAGTCCGGGGGCGGCGCAGGATCTGATGACGCAGGTGCTGGCTGGGCTAAGGGGTGGTGCGGCGACGGCTGCTTCAGTTAGTAAGACGGTGGTTCCGCCGCCGCCGGGAGTGTAGTTCGATTGTTATTGCGAGCTAAGTTGAAATACTTTCGTCGAGTTACTCTTTTGTGTGGGTGGTGCTTGCTGGGATAGTTGTATTTCCTGTGCTTGCTGTTGGACAGGAGAGTAAGTCTGCACCTTCTAAATCGTCTACCAGTTCTGATTGCGATGTGTGGGTGGGTGACTACTCGATGAAGCTAAGGGGTGAAGCTAGTCTTAGTCTGCGTGTGGAGAAGGATGGGGATAGTTATCGCGTCCGCGGTCGATCGCAGGATGACGGTAGCTGGGATACGGATGCGGCTCCGGCTACGCGTCTTGATGACACGGAAAAGCTTGAGATAGGTGGTAAGTCGATTCCTTATAGCTGTGCGCTGGCTATTGATGGGGGCGGCGTACTTATCGAGATGCCGGTGGGTAGTTCATATCGGGCTACGTCGATCTATGGTCAGGGTTGGGGCGAATATAAAAGTGAGACGGGTTATCTCCTGATGACTATTCAGGGGTTTCAGGTGGATGGCCATGACCTTTATCCTTTGTCGGGTGGTGTGGTTGTGGAGCCTTCGATTGGGCCGCCTCCGATGAAGATGGGGCTGTGGGAGGTTGCGCTGAATTTAAAAGGTAACTGGACGGAATCGTCGAATGGGAAGCCGAAGGTTCGAAGGACTGAGGAAGAGACGGAGACGATACGTAAGTGCATTACGCTTGATCGTTGGAGGCCATCGATCAAAGCTCCAGATGACTCGTCTGGTTGTGTGCGAACGAACGAGTTACTGACTGAGAAGCGATACAGCGTTGATGTTACTTGCGCGTTTAACTATGCAGTCACTCATTATGATATGGATTTTGAGACGAATGAAGATGGTCATGTAAAGGACACGACGACTTATTCTCCACCTGGAGAAGACCCGAGTTATAGGGAGACGACAGGAGTTATGAAATTTATAAGTAGCGACTGTGGCGCGGTGACGCCGGGGAAGCCGCAGCTTGTAACAAAGAGCAAAGAGGTTTTGAAGTAACGGCTGTCGTGGATGGATGGGCCAGCGCCTAGAATGAGTGGATGGGCGACGGGACTTACGAGCGGGAGACGATTGTGGCGGTGGCTACTCCGGCGGGGCGGGGTGGGATTGGGGTGGTGCGTGTTTCGGGGGCGGATGCGTTGGGGGTTGTGGCTCCGCTGCTGCGTTTGAAGAGGCCGCTGGCGGCGGGACGCGCGCGGT includes the following:
- a CDS encoding ParB/RepB/Spo0J family partition protein; its protein translation is MAATFDPKRRALGKGLESLLPPARVVVPAAPVEAAPAQIQMVWGRPLEIALEMIDRNPMQTRTQFDPVKLGELAKSIAASGVVQPVVVKAMPEGRYQLIMGERRWLASFEAGKATIPAIVREVSDVQAMEMTIVENLQRADLNPIEQARAYARLARDFKMTQEEMAVRTGKDRASVTNFLRLLKLPKEIQDQVERGELTFGHARALLALEETERIEAATKKVIALSMSVRQAESYVAGLLNPEGRVAKEAAPEETMDPNVRDARDLLRQRLGLKVAIEDKHGRGRVIIEYSGLEDFDLILSALGGA
- a CDS encoding methyltransferase family protein; this encodes MKATGFEFRFRFAIHCLIYFVGFAVYAIDPHAGSSWLLGAVYLLRTGVFTLSSATIALLSVGIAGALAGAWLRTWGAAYLSSSVVKDSAMHGAGVVADGPYRYLRNPLYLGTWLHTWALALLMPVWGAVFTLVAIGIFQVRLILAEEPFLRAKLGEPYGAYCALVPRVLPSVKARVAGAGARARWGQAFLGEIYFWGVAGSFAAVGWLYNTSLLERCVLVSLGVSLVARAFIPKKD
- a CDS encoding amidohydrolase family protein; its protein translation is MMRTFFLVLLSLVVCGGARAQGWTQDLAVVGATVYRSPDAEPLRDATVLIRAGKIAAVGKGVTVPAGVATLPCDGCVVFAGFWNNHVHFIESKWVDAEHQPAAKLTEQMQAMLTHSGFTTVVDTAALSLNNTVALRKRVDAGEVLGPRIYTAGLGLFPPHALPFYLNGMPPEVLKEQPQPETPAEAKAAVDRNIEAGSDIVKLFVGSYLTPQKVVVMPLPLARAAADEGHAHGQLVFAHPSNAAGVRRAMEAGVDVLAHAPDTVDGVDDALLRELAAHHMAMIPTLKLFSPSSDIPQIRAIVARFHALGGQLMYGTDTGYLTDYDQSEEYKQLGLTGLSFREVLAMLTTAPAGRFHVGDRVGQVKVGMDGDLTVLSADPAVSGMAAFTRVRYAVRGGRVIYSGQ
- a CDS encoding SPFH domain-containing protein; the encoded protein is MEVGSGIAIFFFGVGGLVLLVTVLKTLFTVRTATAGVVERFGKFNRIVRPGLHVLIPYAERVFFVDLQVKQAQFSVETKTRDNVFVQIPVSVQYQVLDDKIADSFYRLSAPQKQIESFVFNSILGHVPKLTLDETFEQQSGISVAVKVELDQIMSGFGFNILTALVTDIIPDVKVKAAMNDINAAQRAQVAAQARGEADKILKVKQAEAEAESKALQGKGIAAERQAIIDGLSASIEHFQGAVPGSTSEEVMALVLLTQYFDTLRDIGTRGGTNTLFLPNSPGAAQDLMTQVLAGLRGGAATAASVSKTVVPPPPGV
- a CDS encoding DUF3617 family protein, coding for MKLRGEASLSLRVEKDGDSYRVRGRSQDDGSWDTDAAPATRLDDTEKLEIGGKSIPYSCALAIDGGGVLIEMPVGSSYRATSIYGQGWGEYKSETGYLLMTIQGFQVDGHDLYPLSGGVVVEPSIGPPPMKMGLWEVALNLKGNWTESSNGKPKVRRTEEETETIRKCITLDRWRPSIKAPDDSSGCVRTNELLTEKRYSVDVTCAFNYAVTHYDMDFETNEDGHVKDTTTYSPPGEDPSYRETTGVMKFISSDCGAVTPGKPQLVTKSKEVLK
- a CDS encoding GIY-YIG nuclease family protein translates to MYYAYIVASRSHNFYVGVTSDLMKRVWQHKEGIFEGYSKRYKCNRLVWFGAVLDAIAREKQLKGWSRVKKIGLIERQNPVWLDLSEGWGEEMVLPQQR